A region of Streptomyces paludis DNA encodes the following proteins:
- a CDS encoding lysylphosphatidylglycerol synthase domain-containing protein: MQPSEAAGTSGDESRPDGDEAFAGATRADDGVPRADGVATPASPASPTDDGATPADDGAPRAERVSGDEPLLAARVHRPSDLLRLLIGVLAIALVLGLSAFALGTTSGLEQDISKGTGQAPDLIVKLAGLVSSIAVLLVPVAFAIERLIKRDGLRIADGVLAAVLAHGVTLATDLWVTRAAPDSIQEALTRPQLGGAGITDPVHGYLAPVIAYMTAVGMARRPRWRVVLWVVLLLDAFAMLVAGYTTPFSIALTVLIGWTVAYGTLYTVGSPNVRPTGQNLMAGLRHVGFRPVSAMRAEETDDSTEQGDRGRRYLVTLEDGPPLDVTVVDREQQAHGFYYRFWRRLTLRSITTRRSLPSLRQALEQEALLAYAAIAAGANAPKLIATSELGPDAVMLVYEHLGARSLDSLPDEEITDDLIRSAWRQVKALQSRRIAHRSLTGDALVVDRTGKVILTELRGGEIAAGDLVLRMDTAQMLTTMGLRVGAERSVAAAVEVLGPDAIADALPLLQPIALSRSTRATLRRLARERSQREREAVLQASEANKRARMGDADVLAADGDRARKAARKSLRAEKQAEKRAIDDALDEAREEDLLSQMRRQVLLIRPQAPVEPVRLERIKPRTLFSFIAGAVAAYFLLTQITQVDFGTVVSDAHWGWVLAALAFSALSYVAAAMSLLGFVPERVPFGRTVMAQVAGSFVKIVAPAAVGGVALNTRFLQRSGVRPGLAVASVGASQLFGLGAHILLLLSFGYLTGTEKTASLTPSRTVIAGLLTVAVLVLVVTAIPFLRKFVATRLRSLFAGVVPRMLDVLQRPMKLVTGIGGMLLLTGVFVMCLDASIRAFDNGNQQLSYASIAVVFLAGNALGSAAPTPGGVGAVEGALTLGLLAVGLPKEVAAPAVLLYRLLTLWLPVLPGWLSFSHLTRKGAL, encoded by the coding sequence GTGCAGCCTTCCGAGGCAGCGGGTACCTCCGGCGACGAGTCGCGTCCCGACGGCGACGAAGCGTTCGCCGGCGCGACCCGGGCGGATGACGGCGTGCCCCGCGCGGACGGCGTCGCGACCCCCGCCTCCCCCGCCTCCCCGACGGATGACGGCGCGACCCCCGCCGACGACGGCGCGCCGCGCGCCGAGCGGGTCTCCGGTGACGAGCCGCTGCTCGCCGCCCGTGTCCACCGCCCCTCCGACCTGCTGCGCCTGCTCATCGGCGTCCTCGCCATCGCGCTCGTCCTCGGCCTCTCCGCCTTCGCCCTCGGCACCACCTCCGGGCTCGAACAGGACATCAGCAAGGGCACCGGGCAGGCCCCCGACCTGATCGTGAAGCTGGCCGGCCTGGTCTCCAGCATCGCCGTGCTGCTCGTGCCGGTCGCGTTCGCGATCGAGCGGCTGATCAAGCGCGACGGGCTGCGCATCGCGGACGGAGTGCTCGCCGCCGTCCTCGCGCACGGCGTCACGCTCGCCACCGACCTCTGGGTCACCCGGGCCGCCCCGGACTCCATCCAGGAGGCGCTGACCCGGCCCCAGCTCGGCGGCGCCGGGATCACCGATCCCGTCCACGGCTATCTCGCGCCCGTCATCGCCTATATGACGGCCGTGGGGATGGCCCGCAGACCCCGCTGGCGCGTGGTGCTCTGGGTGGTGCTGCTGCTCGACGCCTTCGCGATGCTGGTGGCCGGATACACCACGCCGTTCTCGATCGCGCTGACCGTACTGATCGGCTGGACCGTCGCGTACGGCACGCTCTACACGGTCGGCTCGCCCAACGTACGGCCCACCGGGCAGAACCTGATGGCGGGTCTGCGCCATGTCGGCTTCCGCCCGGTCAGCGCGATGCGCGCCGAGGAGACCGACGACAGCACCGAGCAGGGCGACCGGGGGCGCCGCTATCTGGTCACCCTGGAGGACGGCCCGCCGCTCGATGTCACGGTCGTCGACCGCGAACAGCAGGCCCACGGCTTCTACTACCGGTTCTGGCGCCGGCTGACGCTGCGCTCCATCACCACCCGAAGATCCCTCCCCTCCCTGCGCCAGGCCCTCGAACAGGAGGCCCTCCTGGCGTACGCGGCCATCGCCGCCGGCGCCAACGCCCCCAAGCTGATCGCCACCTCCGAGCTGGGCCCCGACGCCGTCATGCTCGTGTACGAGCACCTCGGCGCCCGGTCGCTGGACTCCCTGCCGGACGAGGAGATCACCGACGATCTGATCCGGAGCGCCTGGCGCCAGGTCAAGGCGCTCCAGTCGCGGCGGATCGCGCACCGCAGCCTCACCGGGGACGCGTTGGTGGTCGACCGTACGGGCAAGGTGATCCTGACCGAGCTGCGCGGCGGCGAGATCGCCGCGGGCGATCTGGTGCTGCGGATGGACACCGCCCAGATGCTCACGACGATGGGGCTGCGGGTGGGCGCCGAGCGCTCGGTCGCGGCGGCGGTCGAGGTGCTTGGCCCCGACGCCATCGCCGACGCGCTGCCGCTGCTCCAGCCGATCGCGCTGAGCCGCTCCACGCGCGCGACGCTGCGCCGGCTGGCCCGCGAGCGCTCGCAGCGCGAGCGCGAGGCGGTGCTCCAGGCGTCCGAGGCGAACAAGCGCGCCCGGATGGGGGACGCGGACGTCCTCGCGGCGGACGGCGACCGCGCCCGCAAGGCCGCGCGCAAGTCGCTGCGCGCGGAGAAGCAGGCGGAGAAGCGGGCCATAGACGACGCGCTCGACGAGGCGCGCGAGGAGGATCTGCTCTCACAGATGCGCCGTCAGGTGCTGCTGATCCGGCCACAGGCGCCGGTCGAGCCCGTACGGCTGGAGCGGATCAAGCCCCGTACGCTCTTCAGCTTTATCGCCGGGGCCGTCGCCGCGTACTTCCTGCTGACGCAGATCACGCAGGTGGACTTCGGCACGGTCGTCAGCGACGCGCACTGGGGCTGGGTGCTGGCGGCGCTGGCGTTCTCGGCGCTCAGCTATGTCGCGGCGGCGATGAGCCTGCTCGGCTTCGTCCCGGAGCGGGTGCCGTTCGGACGGACGGTGATGGCACAGGTCGCCGGGTCCTTCGTCAAGATCGTCGCCCCGGCGGCGGTCGGCGGGGTGGCGCTGAACACGCGCTTCCTCCAGCGCTCGGGGGTACGGCCGGGGCTGGCCGTGGCGAGCGTCGGCGCGTCGCAGCTCTTCGGGCTCGGCGCGCACATCCTGCTGCTGCTGTCCTTCGGCTATCTCACCGGTACGGAGAAGACGGCGTCGCTGACCCCGTCGAGGACCGTGATCGCGGGGCTGCTGACGGTCGCCGTGCTGGTCCTGGTCGTGACGGCGATCCCGTTCCTGCGGAAGTTCGTGGCGACCCGGCTGCGGTCGCTGTTCGCCGGGGTGGTGCCGCGCATGCTCGATGTGCTCCAGCGGCCGATGAAGCTGGTCACGGGCATCGGCGGGATGCTGCTGCTGACGGGCGTGTTCGTGATGTGTCTGGACGCCTCGATCCGGGCGTTCGACAACGGCAACCAGCAGCTCAGCTACGCGAGCATCGCGGTGGTCTTCCTCGCGGGCAACGCCCTGGGCTCGGCGGCGCCGACACCGGGCGGGGTGGGCGCGGTCGAGGGCGCGCTGACGCTGGGTCTGCTCGCGGTCGGGCTGCCGAAGGAGGTCGCGGCGCCGGCGGTGCTGCTCTACCGGCTGCTGACGCTGTGGCTGCCGGTGCTGCCGGGGTGGCTGAGCTTCTCGCATCTCACCCGTAAGGGAGCCCTGTAG
- a CDS encoding alpha/beta hydrolase produces the protein MPTSSARRGTALAVTAAALLAAAGCSDSTGSGSGTTGASGQTGTTGAPVRANSPAAAARPSELPGNLVSQRLGWKACPAPSASEGGGPSPSPLPGGTQWECATMKVPLDYAKPRGDTIELALIRAKARDTKRRIGSLIFNFGGPGGSGITGLPAFASDYEKLRARYDLVSFDPRGVGRSAGIHCENDRQLDAYFAQDGSPATPAAEKTFVKGLADFAAACEKNSGKVLPYVGTTNAARDMELMRQVLGDKKMHYFGISYGTELGGVYAHLYPKSVGRAVFDAVVDPTQDSEQGSLGQAKGFQLALTNFEKDCVARAGSCKLPGTTPKEIESFIIKLLDRIGKQPIAGIGDRRLTRTQATNGIAQALYSKEFWPYLEQGLDEADGGSGALLLALSDSMNGRDQYGKYSNIQAANAAVNCADSKERYTLAQTKAKLPEFRAASPVFGNFLGWGLMSCSKWPVAGEWTHPDVHAPGAAPIVVIGNTGDPATPYAGARAMVNALGKGVGVEVTYHGQGHGSYDSGDPCVQSAVNDYLLNGKVPAAGTVCD, from the coding sequence ATGCCAACCTCCTCCGCCAGGCGCGGCACGGCGCTCGCCGTCACCGCCGCCGCACTGCTGGCCGCCGCCGGCTGCTCCGACAGCACGGGATCCGGCTCCGGGACCACCGGGGCCTCCGGGCAGACCGGGACCACCGGCGCCCCCGTACGGGCGAACTCCCCCGCCGCTGCCGCCCGGCCCTCGGAGCTGCCCGGGAACCTCGTGTCCCAGCGGCTCGGCTGGAAGGCGTGTCCGGCGCCGTCGGCCTCGGAGGGCGGCGGCCCGTCCCCGTCCCCGCTGCCCGGCGGGACCCAGTGGGAGTGCGCCACCATGAAGGTGCCGCTCGACTACGCGAAGCCACGCGGCGACACCATCGAGCTGGCCCTCATCCGGGCGAAGGCGCGCGACACCAAGCGGCGGATCGGCTCGCTCATCTTCAACTTCGGCGGGCCCGGCGGCTCCGGCATCACCGGGCTGCCGGCCTTCGCGAGCGACTACGAGAAGCTCCGGGCCCGTTACGACCTGGTCAGCTTCGACCCGCGCGGGGTCGGCCGCAGCGCGGGCATCCACTGCGAGAACGACCGGCAGCTCGACGCGTACTTCGCCCAGGACGGCAGCCCGGCCACCCCGGCCGCCGAGAAGACCTTCGTCAAGGGGCTCGCGGACTTCGCGGCGGCCTGCGAGAAGAACTCCGGCAAGGTGCTGCCGTACGTCGGGACGACCAACGCGGCGCGCGACATGGAGCTGATGCGCCAGGTCCTCGGCGACAAGAAGATGCACTACTTCGGGATCTCGTACGGCACCGAACTCGGCGGCGTCTACGCGCACCTGTACCCGAAGTCCGTCGGCCGGGCGGTCTTCGACGCCGTGGTCGATCCGACGCAGGACTCCGAACAGGGCTCGCTCGGCCAGGCGAAGGGCTTCCAGCTCGCCCTGACCAACTTCGAGAAGGACTGCGTCGCCCGCGCGGGCTCCTGCAAGCTGCCCGGTACGACGCCGAAGGAGATCGAGTCGTTCATCATCAAGCTGCTCGACCGGATCGGCAAGCAGCCGATCGCGGGCATCGGCGACCGGCGGCTGACGCGGACGCAGGCCACCAACGGCATCGCCCAGGCGCTGTACTCGAAGGAGTTCTGGCCGTATCTGGAGCAGGGGCTCGACGAGGCGGACGGCGGCAGCGGCGCGCTGCTGCTGGCGCTCTCGGACTCGATGAACGGACGCGACCAGTACGGGAAGTACAGCAACATCCAGGCGGCCAACGCGGCGGTCAACTGCGCCGACTCCAAGGAGCGTTACACCCTGGCGCAGACGAAGGCGAAGCTGCCCGAGTTCCGGGCGGCGTCGCCCGTCTTCGGGAACTTCCTCGGCTGGGGGCTGATGAGCTGCTCCAAGTGGCCGGTGGCGGGCGAGTGGACGCACCCGGACGTCCACGCGCCGGGCGCGGCCCCGATCGTCGTCATCGGCAACACCGGTGACCCGGCGACGCCGTACGCGGGCGCGCGGGCGATGGTGAACGCGCTGGGCAAGGGCGTCGGCGTGGAGGTCACGTACCACGGCCAGGGGCACGGCTCGTACGACAGCGGGGACCCATGTGTGCAGAGCGCCGTCAACGACTATCTGCTGAACGGGAAGGTCCCGGCGGCGGGGACGGTCTGCGACTGA
- a CDS encoding spherulation-specific family 4 protein: MPYLTSAGGRLPATEGSRLGFGAPGYAHPLLAPVEWAELARPGTPLHWAVLNVAGGPGDRPDPDCLTAAGRLTNAGARVLGHLDLAYGARPLRELVADAGRFLDWYRVGGFFLDRCPASLAELPGVRRTTAALEALLDNGGGGGAYGSAAYGASAAYAAYDRRNRYDGGYLVLGHGRHPHPGYAKIADQLVTFSGPWADYRWSQAASWTADYPAGRFVHLVHGVPRGHLEEAMRIARWQGAGTIFFTDRTGQPDGRTAWHSPFEGLPGYWDEIVSRVGPGVSE; the protein is encoded by the coding sequence GTGCCGTATCTGACCAGCGCGGGCGGCCGGCTCCCCGCCACCGAGGGGAGCCGGCTCGGCTTCGGCGCGCCGGGGTACGCGCATCCGCTGCTCGCCCCGGTCGAGTGGGCCGAGCTGGCCCGTCCGGGCACCCCGCTGCACTGGGCCGTCCTCAATGTCGCGGGCGGCCCCGGCGACCGGCCCGACCCGGACTGCCTGACGGCGGCGGGCCGGCTCACCAACGCCGGGGCCCGGGTGCTCGGCCATCTCGACCTGGCGTACGGCGCCCGGCCGCTGCGCGAACTCGTCGCCGACGCGGGGCGCTTCCTCGACTGGTACCGCGTCGGCGGGTTCTTCCTCGACCGGTGCCCGGCGAGCCTCGCGGAACTCCCCGGCGTACGGCGCACGACGGCCGCCCTCGAAGCGCTGCTCGACAACGGCGGTGGCGGCGGCGCGTACGGCAGCGCCGCGTACGGCGCTTCTGCGGCGTACGCGGCGTACGACCGGCGCAATCGGTACGACGGCGGCTATCTCGTGCTGGGCCACGGCCGGCACCCGCACCCCGGCTACGCCAAGATCGCCGACCAGCTGGTCACCTTCTCCGGACCGTGGGCGGATTACCGCTGGTCACAGGCGGCCTCCTGGACGGCGGACTATCCGGCCGGACGCTTCGTCCATCTCGTCCACGGAGTGCCGCGCGGCCATCTGGAGGAGGCGATGCGGATCGCCCGCTGGCAGGGCGCGGGCACGATCTTCTTCACCGACCGGACGGGTCAGCCCGACGGCCGGACGGCCTGGCACAGCCCCTTCGAGGGGCTGCCCGGCTACTGGGACGAGATCGTCTCGCGAGTCGGACCGGGTGTCTCGGAATGA
- the moeZ gene encoding adenylyltransferase/sulfurtransferase MoeZ — protein MSLPPLVEPAAELTVDEVRRYSRHLIIPDVGMDGQKRLKNAKVLCVGAGGLGSPALMYLAAAGVGTLGIVEFDEVDESNLQRQIIHSQADIGRSKAASARDSVLGINPYVNVILHEERLEAENVMEIFAQYDLIVDGTDNFATRYLVNDACVLLDKPYVWGSIYRFDGQASVFWSEHGPCYRCLYPEPPPPGMVPSCAEGGVLGVLCASIGSIQVTEAIKLLAGIGDPLVGRLMIYDALEMQYRQVKVRKDPDCAVCGPNATVTELIDYEAFCGVVSEEAQEAAAGSTITPKQLKEWIDDGENIEIIDVREPNEYEIVSIPGAKLIPKNEFLMGTALAALPQDKKIVLHCKTGVRSAEVLAVLKSAGFSDAVHVGGGVIGWVNQIEPSKPVY, from the coding sequence GTGTCGTTGCCACCCCTGGTCGAGCCCGCTGCCGAGCTGACCGTCGACGAGGTCCGCAGGTACTCCCGTCATCTGATCATCCCGGACGTCGGGATGGACGGTCAGAAGCGGCTGAAGAACGCGAAGGTGCTGTGTGTGGGCGCCGGGGGCCTCGGCTCCCCGGCACTGATGTACCTGGCCGCGGCCGGTGTCGGCACCCTCGGCATCGTGGAGTTCGACGAGGTCGACGAGTCGAACCTGCAACGCCAGATCATCCACAGCCAGGCCGACATCGGCCGGTCGAAGGCGGCGTCCGCGCGGGACTCCGTCCTCGGCATCAACCCGTACGTGAACGTGATCCTGCACGAAGAGCGGCTTGAGGCCGAGAACGTGATGGAGATCTTCGCGCAGTACGACCTGATCGTGGACGGCACGGACAACTTCGCCACCCGCTATCTGGTCAACGACGCCTGTGTGCTGCTGGACAAGCCGTACGTCTGGGGCTCCATCTACCGGTTCGACGGCCAGGCCAGCGTGTTCTGGTCCGAGCACGGCCCCTGCTACCGCTGCCTCTACCCGGAGCCCCCGCCGCCCGGCATGGTCCCCTCCTGCGCCGAGGGCGGCGTCCTGGGCGTGCTCTGCGCGTCCATCGGCTCCATCCAGGTCACCGAGGCGATCAAACTGCTGGCGGGCATCGGCGACCCGCTGGTCGGCCGGCTGATGATCTACGACGCCCTGGAGATGCAGTACCGCCAGGTCAAGGTCCGCAAGGACCCCGACTGCGCGGTCTGCGGCCCGAACGCGACCGTCACCGAGCTGATCGACTACGAGGCGTTCTGCGGTGTCGTGTCCGAGGAGGCCCAGGAGGCGGCGGCCGGGTCGACGATCACTCCCAAGCAGCTCAAGGAGTGGATCGACGACGGCGAGAACATCGAGATCATCGATGTCCGGGAGCCCAACGAGTACGAGATCGTCTCCATCCCGGGCGCCAAGCTGATCCCGAAGAACGAGTTCCTGATGGGCACCGCCCTGGCGGCCCTGCCGCAGGACAAGAAGATCGTCCTGCACTGCAAGACGGGCGTCCGCAGCGCGGAGGTCCTCGCCGTGCTCAAGTCGGCGGGCTTCTCCGACGCGGTGCACGTCGGCGGCGGCGTGATCGGCTGGGTCAACCAGATCGAGCCGAGCAAGCCGGTCTACTAG
- a CDS encoding NAD-dependent epimerase/dehydratase family protein: MRVLLLGANGFLGRFVADRLLADPAVHLTALGRGDDADVRFDLAGGSPGALTRFLDAVHPGVVINCAGATRGGARELTRHNTVAVATVCEALRRSGCGARLVQLGCASEYGPSPQGSSTAEDAVPRPGGPYGVSKLAASELVLGSGLDALVLRIFSPVGPGTPAGSPLGRLAEAMRRAMQAGDGELKLGGLGVQRDFVDVRDVARAVHAASLSAAQGIVNIGTGRAVKLRDAAAVLARVAGYAGALHEIDLPGGQGGPGDPRPLRPGHAAIGHPRGEQPAEHLGVGPFPYPDGCGGWQQADVRTARDRLGWRPRINLEESLADIWMEAACRI; this comes from the coding sequence ATGAGGGTCCTCCTGCTCGGCGCCAACGGATTCCTCGGCCGCTTCGTGGCCGACCGGCTGCTCGCCGACCCCGCCGTGCACCTCACCGCGCTCGGCCGCGGCGACGACGCCGACGTACGGTTCGACCTCGCCGGCGGCAGCCCCGGAGCGCTCACCCGCTTCCTGGACGCCGTACACCCCGGCGTCGTCATCAACTGCGCGGGCGCCACCCGGGGCGGCGCCCGCGAGCTGACCCGGCACAACACCGTCGCCGTCGCCACCGTCTGCGAGGCCCTGCGCCGCAGCGGCTGCGGCGCCCGGCTCGTCCAGCTCGGCTGCGCCTCCGAGTACGGGCCCTCCCCGCAGGGCTCGTCCACCGCCGAGGACGCCGTACCCCGCCCCGGCGGCCCGTACGGCGTGAGCAAGCTCGCCGCCTCCGAACTCGTGCTGGGCTCCGGGCTCGACGCCCTCGTCCTGCGGATCTTCTCCCCGGTCGGCCCCGGCACCCCCGCCGGCTCCCCGCTCGGCCGGCTCGCCGAGGCCATGCGCCGCGCCATGCAGGCCGGCGACGGCGAGCTGAAGCTCGGCGGCCTCGGCGTCCAGCGCGACTTCGTCGACGTCCGCGATGTGGCGCGCGCCGTGCACGCCGCCTCGCTCTCCGCCGCGCAGGGCATCGTCAACATCGGCACCGGACGCGCCGTCAAGCTCCGCGACGCCGCCGCCGTGCTGGCCAGGGTCGCGGGCTACGCCGGAGCGCTCCACGAGATCGATCTGCCGGGCGGTCAGGGCGGCCCCGGCGACCCCCGGCCGCTGCGCCCGGGCCACGCCGCCATCGGCCACCCCCGGGGCGAGCAGCCGGCCGAGCACCTGGGCGTCGGCCCCTTCCCGTACCCCGACGGCTGCGGCGGCTGGCAGCAGGCGGACGTACGCACCGCGCGCGACCGGCTGGGCTGGCGGCCCCGGATCAATCTGGAGGAGTCACTCGCCGATATCTGGATGGAGGCGGCGTGCCGTATCTGA
- a CDS encoding MGMT family protein, whose product MGRMTNDESDAPALPVYAERVLEVAELIPPGRVMTYGDVAEWLGDGGPRQVGRAMALYGGAVPWWRVVRSDGAFLPGHELRALDHYREEGTPLRAAGRAAEGHLPRLDMKRARWDGGGTDGTVTGDSGTDGTDLGGTDLGEKAHI is encoded by the coding sequence ATGGGACGGATGACGAACGACGAGTCCGACGCGCCGGCGCTGCCCGTGTACGCGGAACGCGTGCTGGAGGTCGCCGAGCTGATCCCGCCCGGAAGAGTGATGACGTACGGCGATGTCGCGGAGTGGCTCGGCGACGGCGGGCCGCGCCAGGTGGGCCGGGCCATGGCCCTCTACGGCGGCGCGGTGCCGTGGTGGCGCGTGGTGCGGTCCGACGGCGCGTTCCTGCCCGGCCACGAACTGCGCGCGCTGGACCACTACCGCGAGGAGGGCACCCCGCTGCGCGCGGCCGGCCGGGCGGCGGAGGGGCATCTGCCGCGGCTGGACATGAAGCGGGCGCGGTGGGACGGCGGCGGTACGGACGGCACCGTTACGGGCGACAGCGGTACGGACGGTACCGACCTGGGCGGCACCGACTTGGGCGAAAAGGCTCACATATGA